In the Gossypium arboreum isolate Shixiya-1 chromosome 10, ASM2569848v2, whole genome shotgun sequence genome, one interval contains:
- the LOC108466293 gene encoding uncharacterized protein LOC108466293, whose protein sequence is MKSTSGYFFTLGSSVFSWCSKKQQTVAQSTTEVEYIVAAAAVNQAIWLRNLLYDLNEEQLEPTEIKVGNQSAVAIAKNPIFHGKTKHFKIKFHFVREAEQTGEVSLVHCNSQDQLANILTKPLGTARFENLRSKIGDVNNWLSAVDRTIPKQEEKVTQDEEKAKKKCFVGLCPNIWTRYKLSWEAAEKAKAVAKLLEQSKFPEVAYRVALQDITVPPVKGYEEFESRTSVLNEIMEALKDNSVSVIGVHGMGGVGKTTVVKEIARKVKGKDKLFDSVVISTVAQDIDIEKIQNTIAEFLGLKFEEHNTDGKALRLRERLKKEQRVLVVLDDIWGQVDIEEVRIPLGDEHKGCKLLLTSRELNVLSNRMDAQKCFTIESLNKKEAWDLFKKKAGDCVESCDWKPTAMEVAKKCAGLPIAIATVAGALRSKRLFEWKNALRELERLSLSNFTEITAVRKLIELNFNYLGSEEVKQTFLLCNVMGRNGLVEDLVRYSVGLDLFGGVNTMEEARNNVLTVVANLKASSLLLDSYEDERFDIHDVVWDAALNIASRDYHVHVLRDFVPKEKMNSWRMISLRCPRIIAELPKEMECSGLSFFHMARDDSVEIPPHFFRRIESLKVLALPSIRSYPYLPESINHLIDLRMLCLRGWQGEDITIIGELKNLEILDLACSSIKELPKEIAQLTRLRLLDLSWCSGLKIIPPNVLSSLSKSEELHMEGSFAEWENDGVVGNKRRNARLDELNNLPHLTTLYAHIPNAQMISKHIFIETLDRYKIFVGDDHFAWIWNLKYEYSRTLKLKIYTNIYSDNLVKMLLKKTEDLYLNLKGLEGIRSVLAELNNGVDFSNLKRVDVIITIKDYSTNSEPLPFFNKQTCHWISNLRRLIINGCGNFEHLLSPSAARSLVQLQRFDIADCTCLREMIFTEEIKEEERKDVICFPRLNSLRIGNLPNLIFFCSGNYNIEFSLLKELEIGGCPRLKAFISQTSNQSGMHTLFSQVAVPSLETMRIFQLSNVKMIIHNELPPDSFQNLRNLSVSCCKSLKNLFPATIAKHLPQLKDLSIRNCQCLREIIFTEEIEGEGKDVICFPRLNSLRMDCLRKLIFFCSGNYNIEFHLLKELEIKDCPKLKEFISESSTEFGMHTLFNEKVAIPSLKRMIIFRLRNAKKIFHNELAPDSFCQLEEMVVEDCDELLAIFSSTMVGVFNYLQEHVDRQGQGIRSFQNLRKLRVSRCESLKNLFPASIAKHLQQLEDLSIRSCGVEEIVSEGEGVEEQPVRFEFPKVSSLVVENLKKLKCFYKGQHTIVWPMLKELSTDCSALLMIVGLEDVRIQETKGKGEAALLVEEVSKVFPNLQQLELRDISDVDQFPPDLFHHVKVFKVEGGYHGGSSSIFSFLRSFYNLERLEIFSFNFEDVIVYKGDIGTLSTIKNLKLDSSINLKHIWRKDSEFGHIISNLQILRVWFCDDFLNIGASSVSFQNLTTLEVSYCKMTPFVVENLVQLTTMRGVTPSAFLVWIVAMCPKLKIFSEGVLSTPQLQRVIKQETYYQNEYWTGDLNTTIQQLCTKKGGSNGLPNLIISDTFPNLIEIWKRNPQKFLELQNLRKMEFYKCSSLKYIFTSSMLLSLDHLGTIKVKECSIMEQVIREDEKEATTHEFTFPKLSCIEIKSCSNLTNVYLGSRPLEFPRLGGVKIADCPKMRTFSSTISRKNEKAIGEQDVVIPNLKRLTLSSIDIHMLWHHPSFSSLTHLCRLRVEGCHNLKYLFPSFLLKDLVLLRFLEIKDCNMMEQVIFTDGLGAEDHWRNHTILLESLSLKDLPKLKDICFENYLEFPWLRDLTLKNCPLLKTFISKSVSGDEPPIHQPTQTNNSAVLNEKVVFPRLEELLIQDCESLEEIIELQGLIANESQSTVTTKFVFPHVTHLGLGKLPRLESFFSRMHTTQWPLLKQMEVIECPKARIFGEVQISNQQPLFCVNEDTFPVLEELTLKTSDMIKGICDGQLSLQSKSLTLLERLSIADCELIEEITSCEGEEQGSIVFPKLKYLKLCHLPSLASFSLAHDHSLEFPVLQMVIVTECPKMKNFCQGELSTPRLEQMHLTRDEDGELQWEGDLNTTIKHMFDEMNVQSSQAIEFTDQLLQME, encoded by the exons GAGGCTGAGCAGACAGGAGAAGTTAGTCTTGTTCATTGCAACTCACAAGATCAATTGGCTAATATCTTGACTAAGCCACTTGGTACAGCAAGGTTTGAGAACTTAAGAAGTAAGATTG GCGATGTTAACAACTGGCTGTCTGCAGTGGACAGGACGATCCCTAAACAAGAAGAGAAAGTGACGCAAGATGAagaaaaagcaaagaaaaagTGTTTCGTTGGTTTGTGTCCTAATATCTGGACTCGTTACAAGCTTAGCTGGGAAGCTGCAGAGAAGGCGAAGGCTGTTGCCAAGCTACTTGAACAGAGCAAGTTTCCCGAGGTTGCTTATCGTGTAGCTCTGCAGGATATCACGGTCCCACCAGTTAAAGGGTACGAGGAATTCGAGTCAAGAACGTCTGTTTTGAATGAAATAATGGAGGCACTAAAAGATAATAGCGTCAGCGTTATTGGGGTGCACGGTATGGGCGGGGTTGGAAAAACAACGGTAGTAAAAGAAATCGCTAGAAAAGTCAAGGGCAAGGACAAGTTGTTTGATTCGGTTGTCATATCAACAGTAGCTCAAGACATTGATATTGAGAAAATTCAGAACACAATTGCGGAGTTTTTGGGCTTGAAATTTGAGGAGCATAATACCGATGGAAAGGCACTTCGACTACGAGAAAGATTGAAGAAAGAGCAGAGGGTTCTGGTTGTCTTGGATGACATTTGGGGGCAGGTTGATATTGAGGAAGTAAGGATTCCTTTGGGAGATGAACACAAGGGCTGCAAACTACTATTAACTTCTAGAGAGCTCAATGTTTTGTCAAATAGGATGGATGCTCAGAAATGCTTTACAATAGAGTCTCTAAATAAAAAGGAGGCCTGGGACCTGTTCAAGAAGAAGGCTGGCGATTGTGTTGAAAGTTGCGATTGGAAGCCTACAGCTATGGAGGTAGCAAAAAAATGTGCAGGATTGCCAATAGCCATTGCGACAGTGGCAGGGGCTTTGAGAAGCAAAAGATTGTTTGAGTGGAAGAATGCTTTACGAGAACTAGAGAGGCTTTCACTAAGCAACTTCACGGAGATAACTGCTGTGAGGAAGTTAATtgagttgaattttaattatttaggaAGTGAGGAAGTTAAGCAGACTTTCTTGCTTTGCAATGTAATGGGCCGTAATGGTCTCGTTGAGGACTTGGTGAGATATAGCGTGGGTTTGGATTTATTTGGTGGTGTCAACACTATGGAAGAAGCCAGAAATAATGTTTTGACGGTTGTGGCTAATCTCAAAGCGTCTTCCTTGTTGCTTGATAGTTATGAGGATGAGCGCTTTGATATCCATGATGTTGTTTGGGATGCTGCTTTAAATATTGCATCGAGGGACTATCATGTGCATGTTTTGAGAGATTTTGTTCCGAAGGAGAAAATGAACAGCTGGAGAATGATAAGCTTAAGGTGTCCTCGAATTATAGCTGAGCTTCCTAAGGAGATGGAGTGTTCAGGTCTTTCCTTTTTCCATATGGCCCGTGATGATTCAGTGGAAATTCCTCCCCATTTTTTTAGACGAATTGAAAGTCTCAAAGTCTTGGCTTTACCTTCCATACGTTCATATCCTTATCTACCAGAGTCAATTAATCACCTCATAGACCTTCGCATGTTGTGTCTAAGAGGATGGCAAGGTGAAGACATTACCATCATTGGAGAGCTAAAAAATTTAGAAATCCTTGACCTTGCTTGCTCTAGTATCAAAGAACTACCCAAGGAGATAGCACAATTGACTCGGTTAAGGTTGTTAGATTTGAGTTGGTGTTCTGGACTTAAAATCATCCCGCCAAATGTCTTATCAAGTTTATCTAAATCAGAAGAATTACATATGGAGGGAAGCTTTGCTGAATGGGAAAATGATGGAGTAGTTGGCAACAAAAGGAGAAATGCACGCCTTGATGAATTAAACAATTTGCCTCATCTAACTACTTTATATGCTCATATTCCTAATGCTCAAATGATTTCAAAGCATATATTCATTGAGACATTAGATAGATACAAGATTTTCGTAGGTGATGATCATTTTGCATGGATTtggaatttaaaatatgaatattcaaGAACATTAAAGCTCAAGATATATACAAACATTTATTCGGACAACTTGGTGAAAATGTTGCTGAAAAAGACTGAAGATTTGTATCTAAACCTAAAGGGACTTGAAGGCATCAGGAGTGTACTTGCAGAGTTAAATAATGGGGtggatttttcaaatttaaagagAGTTGATGTCATTATCACAATAAAGGACTATTCAACAAATTCGGAGCCCTTACCATTTTTCAATAAACAG ACATGTcattggatttcaaatttgaggAGGTTGATCATCAATGGATGCGGTAACTTTGAGCATTTGTTATCACCCTCTGCCGCCAGAAGTCTGGTGCAGCTCCAACGCTTTGACATCGCTGATTGCACGTGCTTAAGGGAGATGATATTTACAGAggaaataaaagaagaagaaaggaaagaTGTGATTTGTTTCCCTCGATTAAACTCCCTGCGTATAGGTAACCTTCCAAACCTCATCTTCTTCTGCTCTGGAAATTATAATATCGAATTCTCATTGTTGAAAGAGCTAGAGATTGGGGGTTGCCCGAGGTTAAAAGCATTCATTAGTCAGACTAGTAATCAGTCCGGCATGCACACTCTGTTCAGTCAG GTTGCTGTTCCTAGCTTGGAAACGATGAGGATCTTCCAGTTGAGTAACGTGAAGATGATAATTCATAATGAGCTACCACCAGATTCTTTTCAAAATCTACGAAATTTAAGTGTTTCATGCTGTAAGAGTCTGAAAAATCTATTTCCAGCGACAATTGCCAAACATCTTCCGCAACTTAAAGATTTAAGCATAAGAAATTGTCAGTGTTTACGTGAGATAATATTTACAGAGGAAATAGAAGGAGAAGGGAAAGATGTGATTTGTTTCCCTCGATTAAACTCCCTGCGTATGGATTGCCTTCGAAAACTCATCTTTTTCTGCTCAGGAAATTACAATATTGAATTCCATTTGTTGAAAGAGCTAGAGATTAAGGATTGCCCGAAATTAAAAGAATTCATTAGTGAAAGCAGTACTGAGTTCGGCATGCATACTCTCTTCAATGAGAAG GTTGCAATTCCTAGCTTGAAAAGGATGATAATCTTCCGGTTGAGAAATGCGAAGAAGATATTTCATAATGAGCTAGCACCAGATTCCTTTTGCCAATTAGAAGAAATGGTGGTGGAGGACTGTGATGAGTTATTGGCTATTTTTTCATCTACTATGGTTGGTGTATTTAACTATTTGCAAGAGCATGTAGATCGCCAAGGCCAAGGGATAAGAAGCTTTCAAAATCTACGAAAATTAAGAGTTTCAAGGTGTGAGAGTTTAAAAAATCTATTTCCAGCGTCAATAGCCAAACATCTTCAACAACTTGAAGATTTAAGCATAAGAAGTTGTGGGGTGGAGGAGATTGTATCGGAAGGGGAAGGAGTAGAGGAGCAACCTGTGAGGTTTGAGTTTCCCAAAGTGTCTTCACTTGTGGTTGAAAACTTAAAAAAGCTCAAATGTTTCTATAAAGGGCAACATACAATCGTGTGGCCCATGTTGAAAGAATTGAGCACAGATTGTTCTGCTTTGCTAATGATAGTGGGTTTAGAAGATGTTAGAATCCAAGAAACAAAGGGAAAAGGGGAGGCAGCTTTGTTGGTTGAAGAG GTTTCCAAGGTCTTTCCCAATTTACAACAACTTGAGTTACGAGATATTAGTGATGTGGATCAGTTTCCACCGGACTTGTTTCACCACGTTAAAGTTTTTAAAGTGGAAGGTGGTTATCATGGTGGATCGTCTTCTATATTTTCTTTCTTGCGAAGTTTCTACAATCTGGAACGTCTTgagattttttcttttaatttcgaAGATGTAATCGTTTATAAAGGAGATATTGGGACTCTCTCAACAATCAAAAATCTGAAACTGGATTCTTCCATAAATCTTAAGCATATATGGAGGAAAGATTCGGAGTTTGGCCATATTATTTCCAATCTCCAAATACTCAGAGTTTGGTTTTGTGATGATTTTCTGAATATTGGAGCCTCGTCAGTATCTTTCCAAAATCTCACAACTTTGGAAGTGTCATATTGCAAGATGACACCCTTTGTAGTTGAGAATCTGGTGCAATTAACAACAATGAGG GGAGTTACACCTTCAGCTTTCCTTGTTTGGATTGTGGCTATGTGTCCTAAATTGAAGATCTTTTCTGAGGGAGTTTTAAGCACCCCGCAATTACAGAGAGTAATAAAACAGGAGACTTACTATCAAAACGAGTATTGGACAGGCGACTTGAATACCACCATCCAACAATTGTGCACAAAAAAG GGTGGATCCAATGGCCTACCTAATTTGATCATCTCTGATACGTTTCCAAATTTGATAGAAATATGGAAAAGAAACCCTCAAAAATTTTTGGAGTTGCAAAACCTTAGAAAAATGGAGTTTTATAAATGTAGCAGCTTGAAATACATTTTTACCTCGTCTATGCTTTTGAGCCTGGATCATCTAGGAACGATAAAAGTAAAAGAATGCAGTATAATGGAACAAGTGATTAGGGAAGACGAGAAGGAAGCAACGACACATGAGTTCACATTTCCTAAGCTTTCCTGCATAGAAATAAAGTCATGTTCCAACTTGACAAATGTTTATTTGGGAAGTCGACCTCTTGAATTTCCAAGGTTGGGTGGTGTTAAGATAGCAGACTGTCCAAAAATGAGGACATTTTCTTCTACAATttcaagaaagaatgaaaaagcGATTGGTGAGCAAGAC GTTGTCATTCCCAATTTGAAGCGTTTGACTTTGTCCTCCATTGACATTCATATGTTATGGCACCACCCATCTTTCTCATCTCTCACACACTTGTGTCGCTTGCGAGTGGAAGGGTGTCACAATTTGAAATACCTGTTTCCGTCTTTCTTACTAAAAGATCTTGTGCTACTCCGATTCCTTGAAATTAAGGATTGTAATATGATGGAACAAGTAATCTTCACGGATGGATTGGGTGCAGAAGATCATTGGAGGAATCATACGATTTTACTAGAATCGCTGTCTCTGAAAGACCTTCCCAAACTCAAAGATATCTGCTTTGAAAATTACCTTGAATTCCCATGGTTAAGAGATTTAACACTAAAAAATTGTCCTCTGCTTAAAACATTCATCTCTAAATCTGTATCTGGAGATGAACCTCCAATTCACCAACCTACACAAACAAATAACTCTGCTGTTCTCAATGAAAAg GTTGTTTTCCCTCGTTTGGAGGAGTTGCTGATTCAGGATTGTGAATCGTTAGAAGAAATAATTGAGCTGCAAGGACTCATTGCCAATGAATCACAGTCAACAGTGACCACAAAGTTCGTATTTCCCCATGTAACGCACCTTGGATTGGGTAAGTTACCAAGATTGGAAAGTTTCTTCTCTAGGATGCATACCACCCAATGGCCATTGTTGAAACAAATGGAGGTTATTGAATGCCCCAAAGCACGGATATTTGGTGaggttcaaatctcaaaccaacAGCCCTTGTTTTGCGTCAATGAG GACACTTTCCCTGTTTTAGAGGAATTAACACTGAAGACGAGTGATATGATAAAGGGGATATGTGATGGACAACTCTCATTGCAAT CTAAGAGCCTGACGCTACTAGAAAGATTGAGCATAGCTGATTGTGAGTTGATAGAAGAAATCACATCATGTGAAGGTGAAGAACAGGGCAGCATTGTTTTTCCCAAGCTGAAGTATTTGAAACTATGTCATCTGCCAAGTCTAGCAAGCTTTTCATTGGCACATGATCACTCGTTGGAGTTCCCAGTCTTGCAAATGGTGATAGTGACAGAGTGCCCAAAAATGAAGAATTTCTGTCAAGGAGAGTTAAGCACACCAAGGCTCGAACAAATGCACTTAACAAGAGATGAGGACGGTGAACTGCAGTGGGAAGGCGACCTTAACACTACCATAAAGCATATGTTTGATGAAATG AATGTGCAAAGTTCTCAAGCGATCGAGTTTACTGATCAGTTGCTCCAAATGGAATAA